ATATATTCATTTTCAAGCACTACTGGTACATATTCATATACTAAAGTATTACAATCTAATAATATAGCCATATCTTTTTTACCCATAGCTACAGCAAATTGATCCATTATACCTGAATTAACTCCTATGAATTCATTTTCAGTCAATTTACCTAATTTAACTATTTCTACAGTATCAATATCAAATTTAAATTCTTCTCTAAGTAATATTCCTATAACCATTTCTACAGATGCTGATGATGATAAACCTGCTCCATTAGGTATATCTCCATAAAGTAAAACATCAAATCCATGATTAATATCATATCCTTTTTCTATAAATGCTTTAAACATACCTTTTGGATAATTAACCCAATCATGAGCTGGATCATTTACTAAAACATCTATGTCAAATTCTATTACTCCTTTTTCTACAAAATTTTCAGAATAGAATCTACATTTTCTATCTTCTCTTTTTGCAACTAAAGCTATAGTACCTCTATCTATTGCACAAGGAAAAACATTTCCTCCATTATAGTCAGTATGTTCACCTATTAAATTAACTCTACCAGGTGCAAAATATCTGCTTTCATATTTTCTTCCAAATAATTCATTAAATCTGTTCTCTATAACCTTTAACATGACTATCCTCCACAAATATTAATTTTTCTTCTTATATTTAAGCATATCTATACCTACAGCAATTATTATAATTAAACCTTTAATTATGAATTGCCAATATGGGTTTACCCCTATATATGTTAATCCGTAGTTAATCATAGTAAAGATAATAACCCCTGCTACTACTCCAGATATTTTTCCAACTCCTCCTGAGAATGAAACTCCTCCAACAACGCAGGCTGCAATCGCATCTAATTCATAAAGGTTTCCTAAGTTATTTGATGCAGAACCTATACGTGCAGCTTCTAAGAATCCACCAACTGCATACATAATACCTGAAATAATATATACTAATATTAATGTTTTAGTTACATTAACTCCTGAAACCTTTGCAGCTTCTGGATTTCCTCCTACTGCAAATAAGTTTTTACCAAATACTGTTTTGTTCCATACTATCCACATTACAAGAACTGTAACTGTTGCATATATTATTAATTTTGGTAAAAAGAAAGAACCAATTTTAATATTACCAACTATAGTTGAATAAGCACTACTAAATCCAGCAACAGGTGTAGATCCTGTATAATCAAAATATAATGAGTTAGCACCATATGCAATTATCATCATACCCATAGTTGCAACGAAAGGAACTATGTTAAATTTAGAAACTAATATTCCATTTACTAGTCCTATTACTGAACCTATTATTATAACTAAAAATAAAGTAATAAATACTGTAGCAAATGTTGGTTCATCTGCAAAACCTAAACCTTTTGCCATAGATGAAATAGCACCTTTAATTCCTGGATATTGTTCTACAAATTTATATATCTTATTAGGATTAGCTACTGTTTGTAATAAAGTAGCTGAAATTAATCCTGCTATACCAATTTGTCTACCAGCTGAAAGGTCTGTACCTTGAGTTACTATAATACCTGCAACTCCTAAAGCTATAATCATTTTAACTGATGATTGAGTTAAAATGTTGATAACGTTTCTAAAACTTAAAAATGAAGGTTCTTTAATTACTATTACTATAAATAAAAGTAATAATACCATATAAATTCCACCATTAATAAATAATGATTTTAATTTCTTAATTTGTTCGTTATTCATTACTTCCTCCTATAAATACATTGCTGTTAATTTTAATATTTCTTCTTGAGTTGTTTCTTTTGTATTTACTATTCCTGCAACCCTTCCATTACTCATTACAACTATTCTGTCTGTAATACCTAATAATTCAGGCATTTCAGATGAAATCATAATAATACCTTTATCTTTTTCAGCAAGTTCTATCATTAATTGATAAATTTCAAATTTAGCTCCAACATCTATTCCACGTGTAGGTTCATCCATCATTAAAATTTCAGGATTAGTTAATAGCCATCTACCTATAATAACTTTTTGTTGGTTACCTCCAGATAAGTTACCTATACTTTGAAATTGAGATGGTGTTTTAACATTCATAGAATCAATAACCCATTTAGTGTCATCTGCTACTTTATTATCATTAATTAATCCAAATTTAGAATAATTTTTAACATTAGATATGATAGAATTAAATCTAATATCTAACATAGAAAATATACCTGTAGCACGTCTTTCTTCAGTTATTAATGCTAACCCATTATCAGTTGCTTCTTTAGGAGAACG
This is a stretch of genomic DNA from Streptobacillus felis. It encodes these proteins:
- a CDS encoding galactokinase yields the protein MLKVIENRFNELFGRKYESRYFAPGRVNLIGEHTDYNGGNVFPCAIDRGTIALVAKREDRKCRFYSENFVEKGVIEFDIDVLVNDPAHDWVNYPKGMFKAFIEKGYDINHGFDVLLYGDIPNGAGLSSSASVEMVIGILLREEFKFDIDTVEIVKLGKLTENEFIGVNSGIMDQFAVAMGKKDMAILLDCNTLVYEYVPVVLENEYIIIANTNKRRGLADSKYNERRSECDMALEELQTKLDIKALGELSIEEFEANKDLIKSDIRQKRAKHAVYENQRTLMAKEALTKGDLETFGKLMNESHISLRDDYEVTGKELDSLVEAAWEEEGVVGSRMTGAGFGGCTVSIVNKMNVDMFIENVGRKYFEKTGLKADFYIANVSEGARTI
- a CDS encoding galactose/methyl galactoside ABC transporter permease MglC — encoded protein: MNNEQIKKLKSLFINGGIYMVLLLLFIVIVIKEPSFLSFRNVINILTQSSVKMIIALGVAGIIVTQGTDLSAGRQIGIAGLISATLLQTVANPNKIYKFVEQYPGIKGAISSMAKGLGFADEPTFATVFITLFLVIIIGSVIGLVNGILVSKFNIVPFVATMGMMIIAYGANSLYFDYTGSTPVAGFSSAYSTIVGNIKIGSFFLPKLIIYATVTVLVMWIVWNKTVFGKNLFAVGGNPEAAKVSGVNVTKTLILVYIISGIMYAVGGFLEAARIGSASNNLGNLYELDAIAACVVGGVSFSGGVGKISGVVAGVIIFTMINYGLTYIGVNPYWQFIIKGLIIIIAVGIDMLKYKKKN